From the genome of Pelobates fuscus isolate aPelFus1 chromosome 11, aPelFus1.pri, whole genome shotgun sequence:
AAAACTGGGGGAATTTGCAAAGGTTTTAGAGCTGGAATATCTGAAGAGTGAAATCATTCCCATGTTCTCCAACCTCGCTTCTGATGAACAGGTAGTGTGACTGTTTACATTGACCCCTCCacacatttaaatatttctaCCATTTGCGGGACATCCCAAATTTTAAACTAGATTTTTGCAGTGTTGCTTGCACTATTCTATCCTTTTCCAGAGAATCACATGGCTAAGTTTGTGCTTTAAATTTATTTGTTAGGATTCTGTGCGCCTGCTTGCCGTAGAAGCATGTGTGAATATCGCTCAGCTTTTACCTCAGGAGGAGTTGGAGCCTCTTGTTATGCCTACATTGCGCCAAGCGGGAGAGGACAAATCTTGGCGTGTTCGTTACATGGTGGCTGACAAGTTTACAGAGGTAATTTTATCTCTCACTGTAATATCCCTGCTCAACTTTTCCAATTGTTACAAATATTTGTGCAAATTGAGCCTTGTtcttacacattttttattaccCCACATTTTAGCTCCAGAAAGCTGTTGGTCCAGAAATTACCAAGACAGACCTAGTTCCTGCTTTTCAGAACCTCATGAAGGACTGTGAAGCTGAGGTCAGAGCTGCTGCATCCCACAAGGTTAAAGGTAATTAAATCACACAGAGCATGAATACTAGTTCGGTTTGGTAGGGTCTTGGCTCGACATTAATAATGCAATTTCAGAATGTAAGGATGGTTTATTAGGGCCCAAGTAATGTAGGTtctatgtctgtattaatataataaataagacccccccccctccaaaaaaaacaaaaacatggttTCTTAAACTTGAAATACAGATTTATAGTACACCATAAACTACATGCTGTAACATCTGATCACAATTTATAACTTGTAAACGACGTTGTGTAGGAATCATAATGGCTCTCCTAAAGTATTTTTATCTCTCACTGGAATACTCGCTGTTATTGTGTTTGAGGGAATTAGTCTGAAATCTAATTTATTCCAGTTCCTTGTCCTTTGCTaaatcttttgtgttttttttggtttttttttttttctcttgtagaGTTTTGTGAGAACCTGTCTGCTGACTGCCGTGAAAATGTGATCATGACGCAGATATTGCCATGTGTGAAGGTATTTTACTCTTCTCTTATTCTACACACGTTTTTATTCATGTTTACCTATTCTTAATTGTCTGACCTCAACTTCAACcttaagggtttattcactaaactgtgaattccaATAAATTGGAAAAGCTCAGGCTAATAACCAAGCAGAacatgagttggagaatttttttatttattttatttttttttcatttaatttgtcTAATTCTTTAATGAGTTTTCAACTGTGTAGTGAACTCCCTTTTTAgcaaataaatctttattaggcCCTTTCGGTGAAGCCAACTATGGTACAGGTATAGTAAGACAATAATCCACACGGTTTGACTTTATGTAACAATAACAAAGTGATAATTTTGTGGGTGTGGATCTATAGTATGGTGTGGATGAGTTGcgaaatatattaataaagctttttatttttttcctcatcTGATTACCATGTTTTTGTTCATTCTGGACATGCCGCCTTATTGATCATGTTCTGTTATAGAGCAGCGTTCCCACTGCTGTGAGGGAATTTAAGACACACAAATTACAGCCTTGTTTTCGGCAAGTGGAAATAGATTCCTAAAAGTATCTTTATATTTGCTGAATAGTTAACACAATGTAGTTAATGATcatgtttgatttgtttatttccGGAGTACCAGAATTGCtattttattattcattcatttttttccacTTTGCATTGTTCACTGCTAGGAGCTTGTTTCGGACGCAAATCAGCATGTGAAATCTGCCCTGGCCTCTGTCATTATGGGTCTCTCACCTATTTTGGGGAAGGAGAACACCATAGAACATCTTCTCCCTCTCTTCTTGGCACAGCTGAAAGACGAGGTAAGGGTCTCTATATTTGTTGTTCAGTGCTTAATGTAATTTACAAATCTGAAAATATTAAGGTAGACTTCGTAATCTGCTTCTGTGAAAGGTTTGTTAAAATctgttgtgtttttatatatcaaACTTGCCGTTTTCCTTTAGACATGTCTGAGCAGATTTTAAGTTATTTTCAAAATTCACTGCTGCCCTGCTTCCTTTAAACCCCACCCCACCTCTGCATATCTTTCCTCCACTTTAATGACAAAATTACATTTACTTTTGTTTGCTACAAAAACTCATGAGAGCTTAATTTTTCTTCTCTTAAGTTATATATCTGTAATTGTATTACaagataaaattatatttttcatattttttcccccttttttgtttttcctttcttaAATCTGTTTGGTTTATGTCAATTGTAAAATGCCTGCCTTCTCTCCACCAGTGTCCAGAGGTGCGACTAAACATTATCTCCAACCTCGACTGTGTGAATGAAGTCATTGGCATAAGGCAGCTCTCCCAGTCACTTCTCCCTGCTATTGTGGAGCTCGCTGAAGACGCCAAGTGGCGCGTGCGACTGGCGATCATTGAATATATGCCTCTCCTTGCTGGGCAGCTGGTATGCATTCTTATATATGGATATCGAAATCCTTTCTCCTTATAAATATAGAGACTTTCCAACCATAAGACAACTAGTTAGAATAATAAACCCAATGCTTGTTAGTTTCTTACTAGTCAGTGACGTGTGTTTCCTCACTTCTAGGAAAGATCCAAAACATTGACTACTTATACATATTGAAGTTCTTACCTGGCTTAAAAAAATGCTTGCTCAAATTtgtagaaaagtaaaaaaatacacaaaccacaATATTTATGCTAAAATCCAGGATTAaagtgtaccttttttttttttttttaataaataaactccATTTCATTgtactagcaaatgtatagattagaagaaacatttattacaaaaaggttcATCCCTACCCGTCACCAATTAGTTCTTCAGCACAGACCCCTATACTGAAAAAACAAAGGACTGGGAGACTGCGATATCTCTCCAGCACGCCAACCACAGTGCATGCTCTGTGGTTACTATGGTTACCGCCTTGCCAGCACTTTCTGCTTTGGCTAGAGTATGAGAATGGAGAGACTGATGCATAGAAGGGCATGTGTCATTGTAAAGGCATTTCCTGCTTTGTTTTGTGTCACCAGGAAGGCAAATCAAAGTAGATCATGGGCCGAACACAGGCAACAATCGAAATGGGTGTAAAGTAATTTAACACTCCCCAatctgattcaatgctttcctgtggatgcGTGATTTCAACACGccggacgtcctcatgcaaagcgtgtaAATGTGCAGCGTCCGTACTCTGTGAAACTCCACTTGGGGCAGTCTTAACTCTTTAATGTAAACTTTGCAGTTTGTCTGAAACTGCAGTATTTTACACTACAGGGTTcagaggacagggacactgcatctaGCCGACTTCaataagttgaagtggtctgtgtgactaTAATATCCCTTAAGGTGTACTTTTCATGACAAGTACATGTAAAATCAGAAACCTGATCTATGATTGTTTTCCAGGTTCAACTGCTCTAAATCTCTGGATCTTTGTATGGCTGATACAAGttgcatttaatttattaaagAATGAACAGGAAATACTTGTGTATCTGCTCTATATTGCTCTgtggttttctctttttttgctgTATGCAATAGAATAGAAGCCGCACGGGGCTGATTTGAAAATGTGTGCTGTGTGAAAATAAGGGCATTAAGTTATTTTGTATATGTCCACAGTCTAATGGAGAAAAAGGGAGTTCCATCCAGTTTGCCATGTCCCTTACTTAATTTACCAACTAATCAACTCTTTTGCCATCACCTTAAGTCAGTTAAACTGAAGTAAACTATCCCTCAAAAGTATGTACAAGtagagaatattttttatttaattataaagaGTAGTTTTACCTTTATTGCAGTTGACAGGGATTCACTTTATAGGTAGTTGATGCATTGTTTGCAAAgttgatatattttatttgtatttaacgtTGTTcgtggagttaaagggacactccaggcacccagaccacttctgccaattggagtggtctgggtgccaactcccatcacagacagccactagagggacttccagcttCTTAGAACACAAAGTtttttaaacaacgctggacgtcctcacgctatgcatgaggacctgcaGCGTCGCCtgaatcaccataggaaagcattgaataatgctttcctattgggaggttTAAAGCACTTGCGGcacatgcgcattatgtctcccctgccagctgacgAGTgcgggcagagcctgacccagcgccgagggacagcaCTGGATTCAGgcaagtaactgaaggggttttaaccccttccacaacatggggtggggggcactgcagaatcctgcagtccCAGGAaagcaggtttgttttcctggcactggagagtccctttaaggagagAGAATTTGGTTGCTGTATTTGTTTTAAGAATTTTGCCAGATGCTTGGTGTTGTGGTTTACTAACATACTTGTTTGACAAATGTGTAAGCAAAAATATTCATGTTCAAATAATGTTCTATCTATATATTGCTTGTTTGGttaatatagtgtatataaaaGTGCCACATTTGCCTGCTAAATGTACTTTTAAGCAACATTGTCACTTTATATTTCTTGGAAAGATCCTTTCAAGGTGACATGTCCTCTTACATGGTTGTTTCCAGCAAGTTTGGAAGAAAGGAGAAATATATTTACCTAAACTTCTTCCATTTTCCATGTGAGCGCACAAATTTATGgcgtacagtaaaaaccaaaaagtCTTTCACAGATCTCCTCATGCATGTATTGACTGAAGGTGGATCCTTGTTCCCATTAGCCCTTATTCATAGCAAAATGTAGACCTGGGTGCAGCACAACacatttctactttttttttttttttctaaatataaaatTCCATTTCTAAATTTTACCTAAAATTCCTTTTTACACTGGTTACTTTTTTATGGTGTACATTGATTGTCTTTGACTTTTCTTTGAATCTGTAACATAGTCCTTAATATTTTGTCATACCGCTTTAAGTTTAGATTCTGAAAGTCATCTGGAATATATTAAATCTCATAACCTCATTGTGACCAGCAACATACGAATAATACAATATTATTTTTAGGATCCGTTTTTACAGTTTTGCTAACTCGGAGAGAGGTCATTGTGAACTTGAATACATTTAATAAGCCCCTTGAGCACTTGCTTGTGTGTAAATTATTTGTGTTGAAGTAACTTGACTCCACGTTCATGATATTCCGAATCTAGAACAGTTTCCCACTGTTCGCCCTGGAAATTGCAGTACACTTTTCCAGTGTTTCTTTACAAATTGAGCAATCTGTTTTTCTCATGGATTCCCTCCTAGTAGAAACCAGGGGGATTAATTATTGTGATAGTCTCCATGGAAACTAATAAATTGCTAATACTGTTTGCTTaacttttaaaacctttttagGCAGTTGATCTTGTATAGATAATTCCCAGAACTTGCACTATTGGAGAAGTAGGAAACATTGCTCCAAAATATGATCCAAATTCTTGTATTCCTTAAAGGTTTttgcaaacaccataaccactgcagggatTTTAAGTTGTCAGTTTGTACATACTGAGGCATTTTATATTGCTACTCTAGTTGTAACTACTCCTTAGACATAGTAATCAGCAAACCAGGCACTATGGGCTTCTTGAATGTTGTCGTATTCTGCCATGTATCTTCTTGGATGCACCAACGCTTACTAAGTGAAAATCTTCTAATTTAAGAAGTCAGCCTAATTCTAATTCTTCCAATCACAATGTGAATATTCATCTTACGGATATTGGCACGTACTCAGTGTGGTCTAGTTACCATTATTTGAAATATATCCTTTATTGTTGACCTGTGTTGCACGCTCACTTAGACATGCAGGTTTGAGTAGTTCTGTAAATTAAAGAAACGTtcgtttatttttggttttaaactTCTAGACCTGCATTTTCTCCACAAGAGGGAGATATTGTTACTAAATAACGTTTTAGATCAAAACCGTATACACAAAGATGGACAAGCGCAAATAAAGCCTAACAGATATAGTTGGAAACAATATTGAGCAGATTTGGTTGTTTTACCATATTGTGTGTTGCAATGGTTTACTCCAatcattattaaaatgtatttctttgtgCAGGGTGTGGAGTTCTTTGATGAGAAGTTGAATTCATTATGTATGGCTTGGCTGGTAGATCATGGTAAGAATCTTTTATTAGTGcacttatcatttttttttattatccaaaTGCTTGGACTGCGAAACAGACAACGAACTTCACAATTtgaaataaataagaatttaagAGACAGAATCCGCATTCTGacaaaggcctcaatttaataagctttctaaatgattcaatactgttagaaacatttccaaatgatttatggaCCAAATAAAATCCAATAGACTTTAATGATGACTTTTGTAGATAAAGCACTTTGAAACTTTTCTacaagtattgaatcatttggaaagcctaTTCAATCGGTGCCAACATTTGCAAAAGCGTTTTTATGCAAGGGACTTGCAACAGTTATGCAAATTAGACTAAGATAGGCTTGCTCATTATACAGCTACAGGACCGTGTCTTTAGAGATCCACCTATGAATCCTGGACTTTTGGTTTTCAGTTTGGCTTAGGACACTTCCAGCACCTGtgaaactaattaattatacttaAGGCAAAGGGCATGCAAAAactttaaacattttaaagaaatgtgCATGTTCTTTTATCAGTATAGATACATTCTTAAATAGTAAAAACATGTAAGCACCCAATAGATAGTTCTGCTTTAGGGTAGTCCTTGGCTACCTTGAAGGGCAGAGAATTGAATCTACAGCAGGTATACCCACAGGGTAGGATCTGGCACAGCCAGGTGTACTTCCATAACCATTTTATGTTGGGCGATAAAGGTGTATTGTAGGTGGCAATACTTCTTCTCAAAGCAAGTAGTTGCTAAAAAAATGTTGCAAAGTCTCATGAGTTTAACCTTTTGGTTGCCACAGGGTTGCTTGCCATCTTGCAATGCAGTCCTCACTCGTAAGATTCAACTGTAGCTTCTCAAACAAGTCATGGATGGTCAGATCATTTATCTCTTACCTGGTACAGGCAAATGTTTTCATTATTCTAATCATGACAACTAGAACGAGGCAGGTATATCGAATACTTTCTGTATTGGGGGTAATATTAAATCTTACAGACATTCagattttctgcactttcaaaaATGATGTAGCTTTCGTGGTAAATTATATATTCTTAAGTCATAGCCACCTAAGACTCTGAAAGACCTGTTTCATTGGCATGCAGCGCTACTTGGTTGTGTTTTCAAAGATAACCTCAGTCTTATGCGCGGCGATCTACATGCAGCAAGGTgcatagaaatacatgtttgattGAATAAAATTCTAGAATAAAGGAAAAACAAGCATTATTTGCTTTCCTTGTGGGGAACAGTCCTGTTAAGGCTGTTCCCATTCTTGAAAACCATTCTCATCTGATTCTCTCCTTTCACCCTTCAGTCTATGCTATCAGAGAGGCAGCGACAAGCAACTTGAAGAAGCTGGTGGAGAAGTTTGGCAAAGACTGGGCTCAGGCCACCATCATCCCTAAAGTATTAGCCATGTCCAATGATCCCAACTACCTACATAGGATGACCACATTGTTCTGCATCAATGTAAGGGAGTACATTATCTACTGGAAATACAAAGTGTTACCGTAAACTAGTGGTGTATGTTTACCTGAATTATAGTGTGCAACTAAATAAGCATTCAATCAGGAATGTGAACAGATGTAGGGACATAATGAAAAATATAGTGACCTGTAATTTCTCCTCTTTAAATACTTTCTTTATGCTGGCTGCCTGATGTAAGTGACAAAACATAGGACAATGACTTACAAGGAATTAAGGTAGATGTGCCCAGTTGTAGGAAAAAGTCAAAAATGAGAGGGAGATCCAGACTCTAGGCTCTACAGATAAATCCAACAGTAGAAAAGCTGCCACTCATAATAGGCACACCCCAAAAAGCCTATAAACAAAAACTAGGAAATAGAGGAGGGGAGAGTATCAGTCTCCCCtattgagggcgctaatcactgggacaaaaagaatatagtgtaaaaaaaattacaaatttattaataacaattcatATAAAATTCATGATTGTAAAACAGTACAATTACAAGACCAATATTAAAAGCCCCAATCACCAACCACTAGCTCACAAGTATAAAGATGTTACCAAAAAGCCCTAGGTCGCGACTCTATGGGCTGAATATACTTGCTGCTTATTAGTGTAATCGTGATGGTGAAGTGGGCGGTCTCTGGACTGCAGTAAAAACGAAAaacaggctcaacgcgtttcgtcccgcgcctttcgggacttcctcaggagctgtggatgctgCTACTTCTCAGCCGGCTTCTCTTTTAAATCTTCGGAAATCTTCTATCTTCGCGCCAAAAACAccgtcgcgcatgcgcacaacgaCACGGAGTTCCGTTCAGCTACGGGTACCCTCGAGGACCAGTAGCTTTCGGGAAGTCAtcgatgcgcatgcgtggcagatcTTGATCGcacaaaactttattggcactgagtattcggacacaatgtaacatagctgAAGTTACAAGTGATCCTAAACTCATCACATGTGTGCCTAATTTGCAACATTATAGGGAACCTAGAGATTACCACAAATTTgacaaataaaatagatttagcaAATAAAGTGGGAGACTAATATCTTAGTCATTAACTACAAAGACTATTTGGATGTTGGGTGTATATTGCATTTGCAGTAATCTTTACAGCCTAGATGAAATGGTATACATAAATCAATCTAACAAATTGTGAGATGCAATAAGTAAGATAAAACAATTTTGATTCCGTTAACCCCTTAGTGGTTACACAAACATAATATAGACCAAAGATAAATGTACTTATAAGAGAGGTTATTTCTCGTAG
Proteins encoded in this window:
- the PPP2R1A gene encoding serine/threonine-protein phosphatase 2A 65 kDa regulatory subunit A alpha isoform, which encodes MAAADGDDSLYPIAVLIDELRNEDVQLRLNSIKKLSTIALALGVERTRSELLPFLTDTIYDEDEVLLALAEQLGTFTTLVGGPEFVHCLLPPLESLATVEETVVRDKAVESLRAISHEHTPSDLEAHFVPLVKRLASGDWFTSRTSACGLFSVCYPRVSSTVKAELRQHFRNLCSDDTPMVRRAAASKLGEFAKVLELEYLKSEIIPMFSNLASDEQDSVRLLAVEACVNIAQLLPQEELEPLVMPTLRQAGEDKSWRVRYMVADKFTELQKAVGPEITKTDLVPAFQNLMKDCEAEVRAAASHKVKEFCENLSADCRENVIMTQILPCVKELVSDANQHVKSALASVIMGLSPILGKENTIEHLLPLFLAQLKDECPEVRLNIISNLDCVNEVIGIRQLSQSLLPAIVELAEDAKWRVRLAIIEYMPLLAGQLGVEFFDEKLNSLCMAWLVDHVYAIREAATSNLKKLVEKFGKDWAQATIIPKVLAMSNDPNYLHRMTTLFCINVLSEVCGQDITTKHMLPTVVRMAGDAVANVRFNVAKSLQKIGPTLDESTLQNEVKPVLEKLTQDQDVDVKYFAQEALTVLALA